From bacterium BMS3Abin08, a single genomic window includes:
- a CDS encoding nucleotidyltransferase domain protein: MKTLDEIKELIQNHKDELRQQYGLKEIGVFGSYVRGVQREDSDLDILVEFEKPVGFVKFLQLENRLSELLGVKVEIVTKKALKPFIGKRILQEVMYV; this comes from the coding sequence ATGAAAACGCTCGATGAAATAAAAGAACTGATTCAAAACCATAAAGACGAACTCAGGCAGCAGTATGGCTTAAAAGAAATCGGGGTATTCGGGTCCTACGTAAGAGGAGTGCAGAGGGAAGACAGCGATCTTGACATTCTTGTCGAGTTTGAAAAGCCTGTAGGTTTTGTAAAGTTCCTGCAGCTTGAGAACAGACTATCAGAGCTTCTTGGTGTAAAAGTTGAGATCGTAACTAAAAAAGCATTAAAGCCTTTTATCGGCAAGAGGATCCTCCAAGAGGTTATGTATGTCTGA